In one window of Paenarthrobacter nicotinovorans DNA:
- a CDS encoding ribose-5-phosphate isomerase has protein sequence MRIIVGADEAGVDYKDRIMADLKADSRITEVIDIGVNHADEDFTRPYPYVGITAGEMIRDGKADRAILFCGTGIGVAIAANKVPGIRATAAHDSFSVERSVLSNDCQVLTMGQRVVGVELARRLAKEWIGYAFDPSSGSAAKVKVLSDFEGC, from the coding sequence ATGCGCATTATCGTGGGCGCCGACGAAGCCGGCGTTGATTACAAAGACCGGATCATGGCCGACCTCAAGGCCGACTCCCGGATTACTGAAGTGATCGACATCGGAGTCAACCACGCGGATGAAGACTTTACCCGCCCCTACCCATACGTTGGAATCACTGCCGGAGAGATGATCCGCGACGGCAAGGCCGACCGGGCCATCCTGTTCTGCGGCACGGGAATCGGCGTGGCCATCGCGGCCAACAAAGTACCCGGCATCCGGGCCACGGCAGCACACGATTCGTTCTCCGTCGAACGCTCAGTCCTGTCCAACGACTGCCAGGTCCTCACCATGGGTCAGCGCGTCGTGGGCGTGGAGCTTGCCCGTCGCCTGGCCAAGGAGTGGATCGGCTACGCGTTCGATCCATCCTCCGGCTCAGCCGCGAAGGTGAAGGTGCTGAGCGACTTCGAGGGCTGCTAA